The following are from one region of the Bacteroidota bacterium genome:
- a CDS encoding T9SS type A sorting domain-containing protein, with protein MYITLQNIKNKTYHLHVQDMQGRTVAQRQLTITNSNTIMLESHDWQPGVYVVNIDGVSKKVVKL; from the coding sequence TTGTACATCACTTTACAAAACATAAAAAATAAAACCTATCACTTACACGTGCAAGATATGCAGGGGCGTACAGTAGCGCAACGGCAACTTACTATAACAAATTCAAACACAATCATGCTTGAATCGCATGATTGGCAACCCGGTGTATATGTGGTTAACATTGATGGAGTGAGTAAGAAGGTGGTAAAGTTGTGA
- a CDS encoding PorT family protein, which yields MMKKLIIAFVLFSMSTQTYAQKFRYGLTVTPLMFNWLKSNADSIESDGIKMGFTYGATFEIKLYENLALSSGIHVMYRGGKLTYLDTLRKSINGIDSMTSANYNWNITSQYLELPICLKMSTKEINHFKYFGLFGLGIGYNIKGNSKLEYDGKTIENKKFNESLVGFHTALHIGGGAEYNISGSTWLVGSIYWNNGFTDILDAKSKPANRLETKDAKVNTNNIGVSVGVLF from the coding sequence ATGATGAAGAAACTAATTATCGCATTTGTTCTATTTTCCATGTCGACACAAACGTACGCACAGAAATTCAGATATGGATTAACCGTAACCCCGCTCATGTTTAACTGGCTAAAATCGAATGCCGATTCCATTGAAAGCGATGGCATAAAAATGGGCTTTACCTACGGAGCAACATTTGAAATTAAGTTATACGAAAATCTGGCGCTTAGTTCAGGAATACATGTAATGTACCGCGGAGGTAAACTAACTTACCTTGATACGCTAAGAAAAAGTATAAATGGAATAGATTCGATGACCAGTGCCAATTACAATTGGAATATTACCAGTCAGTACCTTGAACTGCCTATTTGCCTTAAGATGTCAACTAAAGAAATTAACCACTTTAAATACTTCGGTTTGTTTGGTTTAGGTATTGGGTATAACATAAAGGGCAATTCGAAGTTGGAATATGATGGCAAAACCATAGAGAACAAGAAGTTTAACGAAAGCCTGGTGGGTTTTCACACCGCACTACATATAGGTGGAGGAGCTGAATACAATATCAGTGGCAGCACCTGGTTGGTGGGCAGCATTTATTGGAATAATGGATTTACCGATATACTTGATGCCAAGTCGAAGCCGGCAAATCGTTTAGAAACTAAAGATGCCAAGGTAAATACGAACAACATTGGAGTAAGCGTGGGCGTGTTATTTTAA
- a CDS encoding T9SS type A sorting domain-containing protein: protein MVVQVGTMLAIFANFRFKYLISGTTNGTYSGPSYGDVSDSSFSLVFDSTYWKYDNWLLLIDSAGNKIWDRRYGCLKADDFAICAALSSNGNIAIGSNLGMASLQGNFYPCNDGIQDTLPRGYLDIWGYVIETAKGNMLKQRRIGGNSQDQIWQIIATTDGGYLCVCLSTSDSSFEKSENRKVNLADPNNYDFWLVRMDSNLNIIWDKTIGSGKRDETPSLILLNDSTFILAGVVTAGNSGDVGAPLYDSLINDAHDFWVSKWHIVNPSNIDELNRYSFNLYPNPIKDILYITLQNAKNKTYHLQVQDITGRMIEQKDIVLAKSNTVMLETNAWLPGVYVVNIEGVSKKW, encoded by the coding sequence ATGGTAGTTCAAGTTGGGACTATGCTGGCAATATTTGCCAATTTCCGATTCAAATACTTAATTAGCGGCACTACCAATGGTACCTATTCTGGCCCAAGCTATGGTGATGTAAGTGATTCTTCATTTTCTCTTGTATTTGATTCAACTTATTGGAAGTATGACAACTGGTTACTGTTAATTGACTCAGCAGGTAACAAAATATGGGATAGGCGTTACGGGTGCCTCAAAGCGGATGATTTTGCAATCTGTGCAGCTTTAAGTTCTAATGGTAATATAGCTATAGGAAGTAACTTGGGAATGGCTTCACTGCAAGGTAATTTTTATCCATGTAATGATGGCATACAAGATACTTTGCCACGGGGTTATTTGGATATTTGGGGTTATGTAATAGAAACTGCAAAAGGGAACATGTTAAAGCAACGCAGAATTGGAGGAAATTCCCAAGATCAAATATGGCAAATTATTGCAACTACCGATGGGGGTTATTTATGCGTTTGTTTGTCAACATCTGACTCAAGTTTTGAGAAAAGTGAAAACCGAAAAGTAAACCTTGCTGATCCAAATAATTATGATTTTTGGTTGGTACGTATGGATAGCAATCTCAACATCATCTGGGATAAAACTATCGGCAGTGGCAAAAGAGATGAAACGCCATCGTTGATTCTTTTAAATGATAGTACATTTATTCTTGCAGGAGTGGTTACTGCAGGTAACTCAGGAGATGTGGGTGCGCCATTGTATGATTCATTAATTAATGATGCCCACGACTTTTGGGTAAGTAAATGGCATATCGTAAATCCAAGCAATATTGATGAACTCAATAGGTATAGTTTCAACCTATACCCAAATCCTATTAAAGATATTTTGTACATCACATTGCAAAATGCAAAAAACAAAACCTACCACCTGCAAGTGCAAGATATAACAGGGCGCATGATAGAGCAAAAGGATATTGTACTTGCAAAATCAAATACAGTAATGCTTGAAACTAATGCTTGGTTGCCGGGCGTGTATGTAGTGAATATAGAAGGTGTGAGTAAAAAGTGGTAA
- a CDS encoding T9SS type A sorting domain-containing protein, producing the protein MLGSQSVDGNQSSNNFFYRDSIGNIYLAAISISGSPSGTKTDPNCILNDTTIPPHDMWIIKLDSNGNQIWDRTLGGTNSDGGFCMYHRQNGNLLITGFSNSKQSCEKSQNNYQNDYDGWTVELTTDSELVWNRRLGTNCLDNFYVIAEAPDSSILLGGYADCLNPGHDLTDTNVGFFDDIWFVKCDKNGKKIWDQKYGSTGIDYISSIIPLSDYSYIIIGRTEGQKSGDVSDSSFSEKFDPTYFKLDNWILKIDSSGKKIWDKRYGCLKADDLPVTAILNSQGNLVIGATLGLSSLQGIFEPCNDGVTDTSARGAWDAWIYTIDTASGNILNEKRFGGDINDNVRQIIEMQDKGYLLVCSSNSHAGFEKSENPKGNQQVTNYDIWLVRMDSALNIIWDKTIGGLGNEYGNVIVLNDSTFILATTVDSGDNYDIGVSSIDTVGFPWKYDIWVSKWYIPNPAQLQEMSLASFNLYPNPAQDLVYITLQHATKEKYQLHVQNMKGATIAMQTLTYQNKSTISLSTATWPPGVYVVNIEGVSRKLVKL; encoded by the coding sequence ATGTTAGGGAGTCAAAGTGTGGATGGTAACCAATCGTCTAACAATTTTTTTTACAGAGATAGTATTGGTAATATATACCTTGCTGCTATTTCAATTTCAGGTTCGCCATCAGGCACAAAAACTGACCCTAATTGCATTCTAAATGATACTACCATTCCTCCGCACGATATGTGGATAATTAAGTTAGACAGCAATGGCAATCAAATATGGGATAGGACCTTAGGAGGAACAAACTCTGATGGTGGTTTTTGTATGTATCATAGGCAAAATGGTAATTTATTAATAACCGGCTTTTCAAATTCTAAACAGAGTTGTGAGAAATCGCAAAATAATTACCAGAATGATTATGATGGATGGACGGTGGAATTGACTACTGATAGCGAATTGGTATGGAATAGAAGATTAGGCACCAATTGTCTTGATAATTTTTATGTAATAGCAGAAGCACCAGATAGCAGTATATTATTAGGAGGGTATGCAGATTGTTTAAATCCGGGGCATGATTTAACCGATACCAATGTAGGTTTTTTTGATGATATCTGGTTTGTAAAGTGCGATAAAAATGGAAAAAAGATATGGGATCAAAAATACGGTTCTACAGGGATTGATTATATATCTTCAATTATTCCATTGTCAGATTATAGTTATATAATAATTGGTCGTACAGAAGGGCAGAAATCGGGAGATGTAAGTGATTCCTCGTTTTCAGAAAAATTTGATCCCACTTATTTTAAGTTAGACAACTGGATATTAAAAATTGACTCTTCTGGAAAAAAGATTTGGGACAAACGATACGGTTGTTTAAAAGCCGATGACTTACCTGTTACTGCCATATTAAATAGTCAAGGTAATTTAGTGATTGGTGCTACATTAGGTTTGTCATCATTACAAGGGATATTTGAACCTTGCAATGATGGTGTTACTGATACAAGTGCTCGAGGCGCATGGGATGCGTGGATATATACGATTGATACAGCAAGTGGAAATATCCTAAATGAAAAACGATTTGGTGGCGATATAAATGATAACGTCAGGCAAATAATTGAAATGCAGGATAAGGGTTACTTACTTGTTTGCTCGTCCAATTCACATGCAGGGTTTGAAAAATCAGAAAACCCAAAAGGAAATCAGCAAGTTACTAATTATGATATTTGGTTGGTCCGTATGGATTCGGCACTCAATATTATTTGGGATAAAACAATAGGAGGCCTTGGCAATGAATATGGTAATGTAATTGTGTTAAACGATAGTACTTTCATATTAGCAACAACTGTTGATTCGGGCGATAATTATGATATTGGAGTTAGCTCGATTGATACAGTTGGCTTTCCCTGGAAGTACGACATCTGGGTATCCAAATGGTACATCCCTAACCCGGCACAATTACAAGAAATGAGCTTAGCCAGTTTTAACCTCTATCCCAACCCTGCGCAAGATTTGGTTTACATTACCTTGCAACATGCTACCAAAGAAAAATACCAGCTACATGTACAAAACATGAAAGGTGCTACCATTGCAATGCAAACACTTACTTACCAAAATAAAAGCACCATATCCCTTTCAACTGCCACATGGCCACCGGGTGTGTATGTGGTAAATATTGAGGGAGTAAGCAGGAAGTTGGTGAAGTTGTAA
- the gldC gene encoding gliding motility protein GldC has product MKKSKIEFDIQLDETHTPVLINWSATDSGLEGIKNAKALLLSVFDAREQGTLRIDLWTKEMMVDEMQQFIYETMRSLADTYVRATGEKEIADDIRNFSESFGKKTGLLK; this is encoded by the coding sequence ATGAAAAAATCGAAAATTGAATTTGATATACAATTAGACGAAACGCACACGCCTGTTCTTATTAACTGGAGTGCCACCGACTCGGGCCTCGAAGGCATAAAAAATGCAAAGGCCTTATTGCTAAGCGTTTTTGATGCGCGCGAGCAAGGCACCTTACGTATTGACCTCTGGACAAAAGAAATGATGGTTGACGAAATGCAACAGTTTATTTATGAAACCATGCGTAGCCTTGCCGATACCTATGTACGTGCCACTGGCGAAAAAGAAATTGCTGATGATATCCGCAATTTTTCAGAATCGTTTGGAAAGAAAACCGGCTTACTTAAATAA
- the rfbB gene encoding dTDP-glucose 4,6-dehydratase, with the protein MTFEKNILITGGAGFIGSHVVRRFITHYKNYKIFNLDKLTYAGNLENLKDIEQSTNYEFIKADITDENEINQLFEKHAFDSVIHLAAESHVDRSILSPLDFIKTNILGTVNLLNAAKSIWKKNGLLSSGLFYHISTDEVYGTLGATGKFTEATSYDPHSPYSASKAGSDHLVRAYHDTYQMQVVISNCSNNYGANQFPEKLIPLAINNIMHNKPVPVYGAGLNVRDWLWVEDHAAAIDLIFHKGKKGETYNIGGNNEWKNIDLLHLLCNIMDNKLNRPKGESAKLLTFVKDREGHDLRYAIDASKLKHELGWTPSIQFEQGLEHTVDWYLANQSWMENVISGNYSHYYQEQYAKRF; encoded by the coding sequence ATGACTTTTGAAAAAAACATTCTAATTACCGGAGGTGCCGGTTTTATTGGCAGCCATGTAGTACGCAGGTTTATTACCCATTATAAGAACTATAAAATATTTAACCTTGATAAACTTACTTATGCGGGTAATCTTGAAAATTTAAAAGATATAGAGCAATCTACCAATTACGAATTTATTAAGGCTGATATAACCGATGAAAATGAAATCAATCAACTTTTTGAAAAACATGCATTTGACAGTGTGATCCATCTTGCTGCCGAAAGTCATGTAGACCGTAGCATTCTGAGCCCTTTGGATTTTATTAAAACCAATATTTTAGGCACCGTTAATCTATTAAATGCTGCAAAATCAATTTGGAAAAAAAACGGTCTATTGTCCTCTGGTTTATTCTATCACATAAGCACCGATGAAGTGTATGGAACCCTGGGCGCCACAGGTAAATTTACCGAAGCTACCAGCTATGACCCACACAGCCCATATAGCGCCAGCAAAGCAGGTAGCGATCACCTTGTACGTGCCTATCACGATACGTACCAAATGCAGGTGGTCATTAGCAATTGCAGCAATAATTATGGAGCTAATCAATTTCCCGAAAAACTGATTCCATTGGCAATTAATAATATCATGCATAACAAACCGGTTCCTGTCTATGGGGCAGGTTTAAATGTTCGCGATTGGCTTTGGGTAGAGGATCATGCAGCAGCTATTGATTTAATTTTTCATAAAGGAAAAAAAGGGGAAACGTATAACATTGGGGGCAATAACGAATGGAAAAACATTGACCTACTGCATCTTTTGTGCAATATAATGGACAATAAACTAAACAGACCTAAGGGTGAAAGTGCCAAGCTGCTAACCTTTGTAAAAGACCGCGAAGGGCATGACTTACGTTATGCTATTGATGCCTCTAAACTAAAACATGAGCTGGGTTGGACGCCCTCCATTCAATTTGAACAAGGGCTGGAACACACCGTGGACTGGTACCTGGCCAACCAAAGCTGGATGGAGAATGTTATTTCGGGCAATTATTCGCACTACTATCAGGAACAATATGCCAAGAGATTTTAG
- a CDS encoding NAD+ synthase, with translation MRIALAQLNFHIANFESNTQKIIDAIQRCKVAGCDLVVFSEMSICGYPALDFLEFDDFINRCKAAVDSIALHCNGIAAVVGAPTHNPVLEGKNLYNSAYLLADGKVAHVAHKALLPTYDVFDEYRYFEPATEFKCVDYKGVKLAITVCEDLWNLEDDPLYKSCPMDTLILEQPQLMINIAASPFNYQHSETRHQILKKNIAKYGLPLIYVNQVGANTDLIFDGNSLVMDSDAKVLYRANDFEEDITIVDVEVGNNNIALTTCEHLLTYDGNNPEVEENRIRRIHDALVLGIRDYFEKMGFKKAVFGMSGGIDSALVYYLAVKALGAENVLPVMMPSQYSSSGSVSDSERMIEKLGTASELISIKTIFDEFLVALQKLFKAMPFGIAEENIQARIRGVLLMAISNKHGYILLNTSNKSELAVGYGTLYGDMCGGLSVIGDLYKTKVYELARFINETEEIIPHTIIHKAPSAELRPNQKDSDSLPDYDILDKILFEYIEQRMSIDKIIKLGYDEALVKRILRMVNNNEYKRFQFAPVLRVSPHAFGLGRRMPLVARYLS, from the coding sequence ATGAGGATAGCCTTAGCTCAATTAAACTTTCATATTGCTAACTTTGAGAGCAATACTCAAAAAATAATAGATGCCATACAACGATGCAAGGTGGCAGGATGCGACCTTGTTGTTTTTTCGGAGATGAGCATTTGTGGCTACCCTGCACTTGATTTTCTAGAATTTGATGATTTTATAAATCGTTGCAAAGCAGCTGTTGACAGCATAGCCTTACATTGCAACGGTATTGCAGCAGTGGTAGGTGCACCTACTCATAACCCGGTACTTGAAGGTAAAAACCTTTACAATTCTGCTTACCTGCTTGCCGATGGTAAGGTGGCTCATGTGGCACACAAGGCGTTGCTGCCAACCTATGATGTGTTTGATGAATACCGATACTTTGAACCTGCTACCGAGTTTAAGTGTGTTGATTATAAAGGTGTAAAGCTTGCCATTACCGTTTGCGAAGATCTGTGGAATTTGGAAGATGACCCCCTGTATAAATCATGCCCTATGGATACGCTAATATTGGAACAGCCACAGCTAATGATAAACATTGCGGCATCGCCTTTCAACTACCAACACTCGGAAACACGGCACCAGATTTTAAAGAAGAATATTGCCAAGTATGGTTTGCCATTAATTTATGTAAATCAAGTGGGAGCCAATACGGATTTAATTTTTGATGGAAATTCACTGGTAATGGATAGTGATGCTAAGGTGTTGTATCGTGCCAATGATTTTGAAGAAGATATAACCATAGTAGATGTTGAAGTAGGCAATAACAATATTGCTCTTACAACGTGCGAACATTTGCTTACTTATGATGGCAATAACCCGGAGGTAGAAGAAAACAGAATACGCAGAATACATGATGCCCTGGTGCTTGGCATTCGCGATTATTTTGAGAAAATGGGTTTTAAGAAGGCCGTGTTTGGTATGAGTGGTGGTATTGATAGTGCATTGGTGTATTACCTTGCTGTAAAGGCCTTGGGAGCAGAGAATGTATTGCCGGTAATGATGCCTTCACAATACTCGAGTAGCGGCAGTGTGAGCGATAGCGAGCGCATGATTGAAAAGCTTGGAACTGCAAGCGAGTTGATTTCTATCAAAACTATTTTTGATGAGTTTTTGGTTGCGTTGCAAAAATTGTTTAAGGCAATGCCCTTTGGCATTGCCGAAGAAAATATACAGGCACGTATACGAGGTGTGCTGTTAATGGCTATAAGTAACAAGCATGGATATATATTACTTAACACTAGCAACAAGAGTGAGTTGGCTGTAGGTTATGGTACCTTATATGGCGATATGTGCGGTGGCCTTTCGGTAATTGGCGATTTGTACAAAACCAAGGTGTATGAACTTGCCCGTTTTATAAATGAAACGGAAGAAATAATTCCACATACGATAATCCATAAAGCGCCCTCAGCCGAGCTAAGACCTAATCAGAAGGACAGCGATTCGCTACCCGATTATGATATACTTGATAAGATACTGTTTGAGTATATAGAACAGCGCATGAGTATAGACAAGATAATTAAACTGGGTTACGATGAGGCGTTAGTAAAACGTATTTTGCGTATGGTGAATAACAATGAGTATAAACGTTTTCAGTTTGCACCAGTTTTGCGTGTATCGCCTCATGCATTTGGTTTGGGCCGCAGGATGCCGTTAGTGGCAAGGTATTTAAGTTGA
- a CDS encoding aminotransferase class V-fold PLP-dependent enzyme gives METNLKSLFLLTPDVTYLNFGSFGACPKPIFDSYIKYQYELESEPVQFFTTIGPKYLNQSRVSLGAYIHCHADDVVMVPNPSHAVNLVARSLHLQPGDEILTTNLEYGACDKAWDFICTASGAKYVQQHISLPLTTKEEFVAEFFKGLTSKTKLVFISHITSSTALRLPVEEICTEAKKHGLLTFVDGAHAPGHVPLNMQQLQADFYTGACHKWMMTPKGCSFLYTHKESQHLLEPLIVSWGYKALFPSHSQFIDLHQFNGTRDFSAYLTIPDSIQFMADHNWEHVSNGCRQLVKNHASVLAELLQTQPLAPLTDDFILQMLSLELNTSEPEKFQRHLFEKYKIEIPVMRLGSKVYIRYSINAFNNAIDLEKLHAALTTEMASRNFIS, from the coding sequence ATGGAGACTAATCTAAAATCGTTATTCCTGCTAACTCCAGATGTTACTTATCTAAACTTTGGTTCGTTTGGTGCATGCCCCAAACCAATTTTTGATAGCTATATAAAGTATCAATATGAACTAGAATCGGAACCGGTACAATTTTTTACAACGATTGGCCCCAAATATTTAAACCAAAGCAGAGTGTCCCTTGGTGCGTATATCCACTGCCATGCAGATGATGTGGTAATGGTGCCCAACCCATCGCATGCCGTAAACCTTGTAGCACGAAGCCTGCACCTGCAACCCGGTGACGAAATTCTTACTACCAACCTCGAATACGGTGCTTGCGACAAAGCATGGGATTTTATTTGTACCGCAAGCGGTGCAAAGTATGTGCAACAGCATATATCCCTACCATTAACAACGAAAGAAGAATTTGTTGCAGAATTTTTTAAAGGTCTTACATCAAAAACCAAGTTGGTTTTTATAAGCCACATTACTAGTAGCACCGCCCTGCGATTGCCGGTTGAAGAAATTTGTACCGAAGCCAAAAAACATGGCTTGCTTACTTTTGTTGATGGAGCGCATGCACCCGGGCATGTGCCATTGAACATGCAACAATTACAAGCTGATTTTTATACAGGAGCTTGCCACAAGTGGATGATGACGCCCAAAGGTTGTTCGTTTTTATACACACATAAAGAAAGCCAACATCTGCTCGAGCCTTTAATCGTTAGTTGGGGATATAAGGCACTGTTTCCATCGCACTCACAATTTATAGACTTGCATCAGTTTAACGGCACACGCGATTTTTCTGCTTACCTTACCATTCCTGATTCTATCCAATTTATGGCTGACCATAATTGGGAGCATGTAAGCAACGGTTGCAGGCAACTGGTAAAAAACCATGCTTCCGTCTTAGCCGAACTATTACAAACCCAACCGCTGGCACCTTTAACGGACGATTTCATTTTACAAATGCTTAGTCTTGAACTAAACACATCGGAACCAGAAAAATTTCAACGCCATTTATTCGAAAAATATAAAATAGAAATTCCAGTAATGCGCCTGGGTAGCAAAGTGTATATTCGCTATTCTATCAATGCGTTTAATAACGCCATCGATTTAGAAAAATTGCATGCTGCTCTTACAACAGAAATGGCGAGCAGAAATTTCATATCATAA